The proteins below come from a single Trachemys scripta elegans isolate TJP31775 chromosome 16, CAS_Tse_1.0, whole genome shotgun sequence genomic window:
- the LOC117889279 gene encoding olfactomedin-like, whose amino-acid sequence MATIVLALFLAGCPLLPWTAASAVQNLSSVMDASGHCVCTVILPDDTFPLRRIELLETSAHNLTLRVQREMEKPPEYGQRLAWYEAKLQNASRRLQLLEVGDLTPTELDFQELRKEIGDMESFVGHLRSSLNGSDTTVEVVHRELQNMSVTVSALESYDKHQVVAMRRELTTLKQRLEDCQKDNPLVGRQPPIGETQVSSFPPRGIWRLSKPTVVQLNWRGASYKAGAWGKESALRAGRKERYWVALLNLDGRRLDSVRLYGSYQDLLLSRNPTDQLITGFGQGAGPVLYNGSFYYNCYNARDLCRLDLESGAVDRKAVPNAAFNNRFSYTGTSWQGLDLAADESGLWVLYATERSEGNIVIGRLGPGSLALEKTWQTSQYKPAATNAFMVCGVMYATRAVSTHREEIFYAYDTRTGRESRLSLPLDKVTDVVRSLSYNPSDHKLYMFSDGYLLRYDVLFRA is encoded by the exons ATGGCCACCATCGTGCTAGCCCTGTTCCTGGCGGGCTGCCCGCTCCTGCCCTGGACGGCTGCCTCC GCCGTCCAGAATCTGAGCAGTGTGATGGACGCCAGCGGTCACTGCGTCTGCACCGTCATCCTGCCCGACGACACCTTCCCCCTGCGGCGGATCGAGCTGCTGGAGACGTCCGCCCACAACCTGACCCTCCGTGTGCAGCGGGAGATGGAGAA gcccccggaATACGGGCAGCGCCTGGCGTGGTACGAGGCCAAGCTGCAGAATGCCAGCCGCcggctgcagctgctggaggtggGCGACCTGACCCCCACCGAGCTGGACTTCCAGGAGCTGCGGAAGGAGATCGGCGACATGGAGTCCTTCGTGGGCCACCTCCGCTCCTCCCTCAACGGGAGCGACACCACGGTGGAGGTGGTGCACCGGGAG CTCCAGAACATGTCGGTCACTGTGAGCGCCCTGGAATCCTACGACAAGCACCAGGTGGTGGCCATGAGGCGGGAGCTGACCACGCTCAAGCAGCGCTTGGAGGACTGTCAGAAGGACAATCCCCTGGTGGGACGGCAGCCGCCGATCGGTGA aacccaggtgtcctcgTTCCCCCCCCGCGGGATCTGGCGGCTCAGCAAGCCCACGGTGGTGCAGCTCAACTGGCGAGGCGCGAGCTACAaggccggggcctggggcaaggaGTCGGCTCTGCGCGCCGGGCGGAAGGAGCGCTACTGGGTGGCCCTCCTGAACCTGGACGGCCGGCGGCTGGACTCGGTGCGTCTCTACGGCTCCTACCAGGACCTGCTGCTCTCCCGGAACCCCACGGACCAGCTGATCACAGGCTTCGGGCAGGGAGCCGGGCCGGTGCTGTACAACGGCTCCTTCTACTACAACTGCTACAACGCGCGGGACCTCTGCCGCCTGGACctggagagcggggccgtggacCGCAAGGCGGTGCCCAACGCCGCCTTCAACAACCGCTTCTCCTACACGGGCACCAGCTGGCAGGGCCTCGACCTGGCCGCGGACGAGAGCGGGCTGTGGGTGCTGTACGCCACCGAGCGCAGCGAGGGCAACATCGTCATCGGCCGCCTCGGCCCCGGCTCGCTGGCCCTGGAGAAGACCTGGCAGACCTCCCAGTACAAGCCGGCGGCCACCAACGCCTTCATGGTGTGCGGGGTGATGTACGCCACCCGGGCGGTCAGCACCCACCGCGAGGAGATCTTCTACGCCTACGACACCCGCACGGGCCGAGAGAGCCGTCTCAGCCTGCCGCTGGACAAGGTGACGGACGTCGTGCGGTCGCTGAGCTACAACCCCAGTGACCACAAGCTTTACATGTTCAGCGACGGCTACCTGCTTCGCTACGACGTCCTCTTCCGGGCCTAG